From the Roseibium salinum genome, one window contains:
- a CDS encoding DNA polymerase III subunit gamma/tau, which yields MDDHVTAKPASQDGAYRVLARKYRPKTFEDLVGQEPMVQTLENAFETGRIAQAWMLTGVRGVGKTTTARILARGLNYEVPGLADKPTVKLSQEGTHCKAIMEGRHVDVIEMDAASHTGIGDIREIIDAARYRPATARYKVYIIDEVHMLSNAAFNGLLKTLEEPPEHVKFIFATTEIRKVPITVLSRCQRFDLRRIEQSKLIGLLRRISDAEDIRISDEALMLIARAGEGSARDSLSLLDQAMAHGAGRIEVEDLRQMLGLADRARVIDLFGHLMAGRIEEALGELQGQYEVGADPAVVLTDLADFTHLVTRMKVAPKSADEASVTEAERGRGREFAEKLSVRLLSRAWQILLKGVQEVHASSKPLAAADMVLVRLAYAADLPDPGELMEQVRNGRNPFGGGGVPSGGGGAPSGGGTQAMAVGMPRSSGSSGSGPTMRSGARPQLSAIQGGMPNERAAPQMAPEPEIAAEPAHNLRSLHDCAALASENRDIPMKVAIQRQMRLVKFEPGKIEIQPTEDAPPDIAGELGRKLMEWTGQRWFVVVSRTQGRPTIHEEQEANQQQLLSDAKSHPTVAALLSQFPGARVVDVKVQVTDEDEAALADPLLNDPLLNEALGNDEDD from the coding sequence ATGGACGATCACGTGACCGCCAAACCGGCATCGCAAGATGGTGCTTACCGCGTTCTGGCGCGGAAATACCGTCCGAAGACGTTTGAGGATCTGGTCGGCCAGGAGCCGATGGTGCAGACGCTGGAAAACGCTTTCGAAACCGGGCGCATCGCCCAGGCCTGGATGCTGACCGGCGTGCGCGGGGTCGGCAAGACGACCACCGCCCGTATCCTGGCGCGCGGCCTCAATTACGAAGTGCCGGGCCTTGCCGACAAGCCGACGGTGAAGCTTTCGCAGGAAGGCACGCACTGCAAGGCGATCATGGAAGGCCGCCATGTCGACGTCATCGAGATGGACGCCGCCTCCCATACCGGCATCGGCGATATCCGCGAGATCATCGATGCCGCCCGCTACCGTCCGGCCACGGCGCGCTACAAGGTCTATATCATCGACGAAGTGCACATGCTGTCCAACGCGGCGTTCAACGGTCTCTTGAAGACCCTGGAAGAGCCGCCGGAGCACGTGAAGTTCATCTTCGCCACCACCGAGATCCGCAAGGTTCCGATCACGGTTCTGTCCCGCTGCCAGCGCTTCGACCTGCGCCGCATCGAGCAGTCGAAGCTGATCGGACTGCTGCGCCGGATTTCGGACGCGGAAGATATCCGGATTTCCGACGAAGCCCTGATGCTGATCGCCCGGGCAGGTGAAGGCTCGGCCCGCGATTCCCTCTCGCTGCTCGATCAGGCGATGGCCCATGGAGCGGGCCGGATCGAGGTGGAAGACCTGCGCCAGATGCTCGGCCTCGCCGACCGGGCGCGGGTGATCGATCTCTTCGGCCACCTGATGGCCGGCCGCATCGAAGAGGCGCTGGGCGAACTTCAGGGTCAATATGAGGTCGGTGCGGATCCGGCGGTCGTGTTGACGGATCTTGCCGACTTCACCCATCTGGTAACCCGCATGAAGGTAGCCCCGAAATCCGCCGACGAGGCCTCCGTCACGGAGGCCGAAAGAGGCCGGGGGCGGGAATTTGCCGAGAAACTGTCGGTCCGCCTCCTCTCCCGTGCCTGGCAGATCCTTCTGAAGGGCGTTCAGGAAGTTCACGCGTCGTCAAAGCCCCTGGCAGCTGCCGACATGGTTCTCGTGCGTCTGGCCTATGCCGCCGACCTGCCCGATCCGGGCGAATTGATGGAGCAGGTCAGGAACGGCCGGAATCCGTTTGGCGGCGGCGGTGTCCCCTCAGGTGGCGGCGGCGCGCCTTCCGGCGGCGGCACCCAGGCAATGGCCGTCGGCATGCCGCGGTCCTCCGGTTCGTCGGGCAGCGGGCCGACCATGCGAAGCGGCGCCCGGCCGCAGCTTTCCGCCATCCAGGGCGGCATGCCGAACGAGCGGGCAGCGCCGCAGATGGCGCCCGAGCCGGAGATCGCGGCCGAGCCCGCCCACAATCTGCGCAGCCTCCACGATTGCGCCGCGCTTGCTTCCGAAAATCGCGACATTCCGATGAAGGTCGCGATCCAGCGGCAGATGCGGCTGGTGAAATTCGAGCCCGGCAAGATCGAGATCCAGCCGACCGAAGATGCGCCGCCCGATATTGCCGGTGAGCTCGGCCGCAAGCTGATGGAATGGACCGGTCAGCGCTGGTTCGTGGTCGTCTCGCGCACGCAAGGGCGCCCGACCATTCACGAGGAACAGGAAGCCAATCAGCAGCAGCTCCTGTCCGACGCGAAGTCGCATCCGACCGTTGCCGCGTTGCTCTCCCAGTTCCCGGGGGCCAGGGTCGTCGACGTGAAGGTTCAGGTCACCGACGAAGATGAAGCCGCCTTGGCCGATCCGCTTCTGAACGATCCCCTGCTCAACGAAGCGCTGGGCAATGACGAAGACGATTGA
- a CDS encoding FkbM family methyltransferase, with product MSQAATQLDTSSPFGTYPAERLVRAAWRLADRHDLSRQVRRRIRSLVSRFFKGPYDLEADGLKFRIYPGENYDDRKILAKGRLPEREEHRLIAPHLGHGKVFVDIGANIGSYSIFAAGLGAEVLAIEANPQTADKLAFNVRANELHNVAVVNSAVGPREETLPLWQEPSNCGFATFVKDLTTGEWAGDWTPTFMKLRPLTAIAEEHGLARIDVLKVDVEGFEDRVVLPFLRHADIRLWPRVILLETNCRPYWSEDCLHELASRGYKVTGQTNDNMVFELGERAAGPTGPDATPGPNAEQ from the coding sequence TTGAGCCAGGCGGCGACCCAACTGGACACGAGCAGCCCGTTCGGCACCTATCCGGCCGAACGGCTGGTCCGGGCTGCCTGGCGTCTTGCCGACCGCCACGATCTCTCCAGACAGGTGCGCCGGCGGATCCGCTCCCTGGTCTCGCGGTTCTTCAAGGGACCGTACGACCTTGAGGCGGACGGTCTGAAGTTCCGGATCTATCCGGGCGAGAATTACGACGACCGCAAGATCCTCGCCAAGGGCCGGCTGCCCGAGCGCGAGGAACACCGGCTGATCGCGCCGCATCTGGGGCACGGCAAGGTCTTCGTCGATATCGGTGCCAATATCGGCTCCTATTCCATATTCGCCGCCGGTCTCGGCGCCGAGGTTCTGGCGATCGAGGCCAACCCGCAGACCGCGGACAAGCTGGCGTTCAATGTGCGCGCCAACGAGCTGCACAACGTGGCCGTCGTCAATTCGGCGGTCGGCCCGCGCGAGGAAACGCTGCCGCTGTGGCAGGAGCCGAGCAATTGCGGCTTTGCCACCTTCGTGAAGGACCTGACCACCGGCGAGTGGGCGGGCGACTGGACGCCCACCTTCATGAAGCTGCGTCCGCTGACGGCGATTGCCGAGGAGCACGGGCTGGCGCGGATCGATGTTCTGAAAGTGGATGTGGAAGGGTTCGAGGACCGGGTGGTGCTTCCCTTCCTCAGGCACGCGGACATACGCCTCTGGCCCCGCGTGATCCTGCTGGAAACAAATTGCCGGCCCTACTGGTCCGAGGATTGCCTGCACGAACTGGCAAGCCGGGGCTACAAGGTGACCGGCCAGACGAATGACAACATGGTCTTCGAGCTCGGCGAGCGGGCCGCAGGACCAACCGGCCCGGACGCGACTCCAGGGCCCAACGCGGAGCAGTAA
- a CDS encoding HIT domain-containing protein, with amino-acid sequence MTFFNLNPRLEGDSHFVADLPLSTVRLMKDANYPWLLLIPRQQDLVEIIDLDEDDQQQLMREIALASKALRSAVNCEKLNVAALGNQVSQLHVHVIARTRDDAAWPGPVWGVVPPQAYDPAKAENLVEHLRDAFTSDDG; translated from the coding sequence ATGACCTTTTTCAACCTCAATCCGCGCCTGGAAGGCGACAGCCATTTCGTTGCCGATCTGCCGCTTTCGACGGTTAGGCTGATGAAGGATGCCAATTATCCCTGGCTGCTGCTTATTCCGCGCCAGCAGGACCTGGTTGAAATCATCGATCTCGACGAGGACGACCAGCAGCAGCTGATGCGGGAAATCGCCCTGGCCAGCAAGGCTCTCCGATCCGCCGTGAATTGCGAGAAACTGAACGTCGCCGCGCTCGGCAACCAGGTCTCGCAGCTGCATGTGCATGTGATCGCCCGCACCCGCGACGACGCGGCCTGGCCCGGGCCCGTGTGGGGCGTCGTTCCCCCGCAAGCCTACGACCCGGCAAAGGCGGAAAACCTGGTCGAGCATCTTCGGGACGCCTTCACGTCGGATGACGGCTAG
- a CDS encoding sulfate transporter family protein, translating into MFQAASRAMSQVFERPFRSIFWKMLGFTLAVLLVIWVVLQGLVVNFLELPYGWMDTVVSVLTGIGAVFALGFLIAPISALFAGLFQDDVADIVEARDYPGDRPGKALPLAQSVGQTIKFTGVVILGNILALLLLLIPGVNLVAFFVVNGYLLGREFFEFAAMRFLPPAEAKAFRKARSGTVFIGGLVIAALLAVPVLNLVTPIFATIFMMHLFKLLYARQPGYAGAREG; encoded by the coding sequence ATGTTCCAGGCAGCTTCCCGAGCCATGTCTCAGGTTTTCGAACGGCCTTTCCGGTCGATCTTCTGGAAAATGCTCGGATTCACGCTCGCCGTCCTGTTGGTGATCTGGGTCGTGTTGCAGGGCCTGGTGGTGAATTTTCTCGAGCTGCCCTATGGCTGGATGGACACGGTCGTTTCGGTCCTCACCGGCATCGGTGCCGTGTTCGCGCTCGGGTTTCTGATCGCGCCCATTTCGGCGCTGTTTGCGGGCCTCTTTCAGGACGATGTCGCCGATATTGTCGAAGCGCGGGATTATCCCGGCGACCGGCCCGGCAAGGCGCTGCCGCTTGCGCAATCGGTCGGCCAGACGATCAAGTTCACCGGCGTCGTGATCCTCGGCAATATCCTTGCCCTGCTGCTGCTGCTGATCCCGGGCGTCAACCTGGTGGCATTCTTTGTCGTGAACGGCTATCTGCTCGGCCGCGAATTCTTCGAATTCGCCGCCATGCGCTTCCTGCCTCCGGCAGAGGCCAAGGCTTTCCGCAAAGCGAGGAGCGGAACCGTGTTTATCGGCGGCCTCGTCATTGCCGCCCTGCTGGCCGTGCCGGTGCTGAACCTGGTCACCCCGATTTTCGCGACCATATTCATGATGCATCTTTTCAAGCTGCTTTACGCCCGCCAGCCCGGATATGCGGGAGCCCGCGAGGGTTGA
- the nudC gene encoding NAD(+) diphosphatase, whose amino-acid sequence MHAPAADLQAMEMSFLGNSLDRQSTRRGDKAYLDGLLTGRDTRIVLSTDRTLVFAAAETLTMGHDLPAAKALGADPEELVFLGLRPENGQAIFATTLPVGDEELAERTDLRLEDLRTLALKNLLPPEDLGPLAQARALIHWHRTHRFCSRCGARTVMSEAGYRRDCPDCGGQHFPRTDPCVIMLITDGERALLGRPPRLAEGIYTTLAGFMEPGETIEQAVRRETLEESGIRVSDVRLISNQPWPFPANLMLGCMGTAVSTEIQIEDDELEACKWCDRDEVRRMIAGTHPEGHRIPPPISIAHELIVGWLENE is encoded by the coding sequence ATGCACGCTCCTGCCGCCGATCTCCAGGCAATGGAGATGAGTTTTCTCGGCAATAGTCTCGACCGGCAATCGACGCGCCGTGGCGACAAGGCCTATCTCGACGGTCTCCTGACCGGGCGCGACACCAGGATCGTGCTTTCGACCGACAGGACTCTCGTCTTTGCCGCCGCAGAGACATTGACGATGGGCCATGACCTGCCGGCCGCCAAAGCGCTCGGTGCCGATCCGGAGGAGCTGGTGTTTCTGGGCTTGAGGCCCGAAAACGGTCAGGCGATCTTTGCAACGACGCTGCCGGTCGGCGACGAGGAGCTGGCGGAGCGGACGGACCTGAGGCTGGAAGACTTGAGGACGCTCGCCCTCAAGAACCTGCTTCCGCCGGAAGATTTGGGCCCGCTCGCCCAGGCCCGCGCCCTGATCCACTGGCACCGCACGCACCGGTTCTGCTCCCGCTGCGGCGCGAGGACCGTGATGTCCGAGGCGGGATACCGGCGCGATTGTCCGGACTGCGGCGGACAGCACTTTCCGCGCACTGATCCTTGCGTGATCATGCTGATCACGGACGGCGAGCGGGCCCTGCTCGGCCGCCCGCCCCGTCTGGCGGAAGGGATCTACACCACGCTTGCCGGCTTCATGGAGCCCGGCGAGACCATCGAACAGGCGGTCCGGCGCGAAACGCTGGAGGAATCCGGCATCAGGGTGAGCGATGTCCGGCTGATCTCGAATCAGCCATGGCCGTTTCCGGCAAACCTCATGCTCGGCTGCATGGGCACCGCCGTTTCCACCGAGATCCAGATCGAGGATGACGAGCTGGAAGCCTGCAAGTGGTGCGACCGGGACGAAGTCCGCCGGATGATCGCGGGCACGCATCCGGAGGGGCACAGGATCCCGCCGCCGATCTCGATCGCCCATGAACTGATCGTCGGCTGGCTGGAAAACGAATGA
- the recR gene encoding recombination mediator RecR, producing the protein MAQKSVAGPEIERLIQLLAKLPGLGPRSARRAALHLIKKKDQLLVPLAEAMGVAVKEIGICSTCGTVDTSDPCTICSDPRRDPGLLVVVEDVADLWALERASAINARYHVLGGTLSPLDGIGPDDLNLASLIDRCSLEGFSEVILAINATVEGQTTAHYIMDQLSHLDINVTRLAHGVPVGGELDYLDEGTLSQALKARTRF; encoded by the coding sequence ATGGCGCAAAAGAGTGTCGCAGGTCCGGAAATCGAGCGGCTGATTCAGCTGCTGGCCAAGCTGCCGGGCCTCGGCCCGCGCTCCGCCCGCCGTGCCGCCCTGCATCTCATCAAGAAAAAGGACCAGCTTCTGGTGCCGCTCGCCGAGGCCATGGGCGTGGCGGTGAAGGAGATCGGCATCTGCTCCACCTGCGGCACCGTCGATACGTCCGATCCCTGCACCATCTGTTCGGATCCCAGGCGCGATCCCGGCCTTCTTGTGGTGGTGGAGGATGTCGCCGACCTCTGGGCGCTGGAGCGCGCCAGCGCAATCAATGCCCGATACCATGTGCTCGGCGGGACGCTTTCCCCGCTCGACGGCATCGGCCCGGACGATCTGAACCTTGCCTCGCTGATCGACCGCTGCAGCTTGGAAGGCTTCAGCGAAGTTATCCTGGCGATCAACGCGACGGTCGAGGGCCAGACCACCGCCCATTACATCATGGACCAGCTTTCCCACCTCGACATCAACGTCACCCGCCTGGCCCACGGTGTCCCTGTCGGCGGGGAACTGGACTACCTGGACGAGGGGACGCTGTCCCAGGCGCTGAAGGCACGGACGCGGTTCTGA
- a CDS encoding histidine phosphatase family protein: MSWCVYLTHPEVRIDPDVPVPEWGLSELGRERATKAVRQPFARDVRQVVSSDERKAIETAQVFAGHLRVFHRVYNFLHENDRSATGFLPPAEFETTADAFFANPGESVRGWERAIDAQNRVVNGIRSVLRQIPDDHPVLFVGHGAVGTLLMCHLMGEPITRQRDQKRGGSWYRFEKRWLMDQMGRHLAWTEL, translated from the coding sequence ATGAGCTGGTGCGTTTACCTGACCCATCCGGAGGTCCGGATCGATCCGGACGTGCCGGTGCCGGAATGGGGCCTGTCGGAGCTTGGCCGGGAGCGGGCAACCAAGGCGGTCCGGCAGCCCTTTGCCAGGGACGTCAGGCAGGTCGTCTCCAGCGACGAACGCAAGGCGATAGAGACCGCACAGGTCTTTGCCGGGCACCTGAGGGTTTTCCACCGGGTCTATAATTTCCTGCACGAGAACGACAGGAGCGCCACGGGCTTTCTCCCGCCGGCCGAATTCGAGACGACCGCCGATGCGTTCTTTGCAAATCCCGGCGAGTCCGTCCGCGGTTGGGAACGGGCGATCGATGCGCAGAACCGGGTGGTCAACGGGATCAGGAGCGTCCTGCGCCAGATCCCGGACGACCATCCGGTCCTCTTCGTCGGACATGGCGCCGTCGGCACGCTGCTGATGTGCCATCTGATGGGCGAACCGATCACAAGGCAGCGCGACCAGAAACGGGGCGGCAGCTGGTACCGTTTCGAAAAACGCTGGCTGATGGACCAGATGGGCCGCCATCTGGCGTGGACAGAGCTGTGA
- the sdhC gene encoding succinate dehydrogenase, cytochrome b556 subunit translates to MSNADLRGNRPLSPHLQIYRPIITMVMSILHRMTGAALYFGTIFLAWWLIAAAAGPSYFDLVNGIYGSIIGRLVLFGFTWALVHHMLGGLRHLIWDTGAGFGEKARIWLARANIIGSVSLTLILWIIGYAVR, encoded by the coding sequence ATGTCGAACGCCGATCTGCGGGGCAACCGCCCGCTGTCGCCCCATCTTCAGATTTATAGACCGATCATCACGATGGTCATGTCGATCCTGCACCGCATGACGGGCGCGGCGCTCTATTTCGGCACCATCTTCCTGGCCTGGTGGCTGATCGCCGCCGCCGCGGGTCCGTCCTATTTCGATCTGGTCAACGGCATCTACGGATCCATCATCGGCCGGCTCGTCCTGTTCGGCTTCACCTGGGCCCTGGTGCACCACATGCTCGGCGGACTGCGCCATCTCATCTGGGATACGGGTGCCGGCTTCGGCGAAAAAGCCCGCATATGGCTCGCCAGGGCCAACATCATCGGCTCCGTTTCCCTGACGCTGATCCTGTGGATCATCGGCTACGCGGTTCGCTAA
- a CDS encoding succinate dehydrogenase iron-sulfur subunit, whose amino-acid sequence MVQLTLPRNSQVTAGKVWDKPEGATNVREYRIYRWNPDDGRNPRVDTYFIDADDCGPMVLDGLIYIKNKIDPTLTFRRSCREGICGSCAMNIDGTNTLACTKGMDEIAGDVVKIYPLPHMPVVKDLVPDLTRFYAQHRSIEPWLKTISPPPEKEWLQSHEDREKLDGLYECILCACCSTSCPSYWWNGDRYLGPAVLLQAYRWLIDSRDEATGERLDNLEDPFRLYRCHTIMNCTQACPKGLNPAKAIAEIKKMLVERRV is encoded by the coding sequence ATGGTTCAGCTGACGCTACCCCGGAACTCCCAGGTGACGGCAGGCAAGGTGTGGGACAAGCCGGAAGGCGCGACCAATGTGCGTGAGTACCGCATCTACCGCTGGAACCCGGACGATGGCCGCAATCCACGGGTCGATACCTATTTTATCGATGCCGACGACTGCGGTCCGATGGTTCTGGACGGCCTCATCTACATCAAGAACAAGATCGACCCTACCCTGACCTTCCGCCGCTCCTGCCGCGAAGGGATCTGCGGTTCGTGTGCGATGAACATCGACGGCACCAACACCCTGGCCTGCACCAAGGGCATGGACGAGATCGCCGGCGACGTGGTCAAGATCTACCCGCTGCCGCACATGCCCGTGGTCAAGGACCTCGTGCCGGATCTGACCCGCTTCTACGCCCAGCACCGCTCGATCGAGCCCTGGTTGAAGACCATATCGCCCCCGCCGGAAAAGGAATGGCTCCAGTCTCATGAAGACCGGGAGAAGCTGGATGGTCTCTATGAGTGCATCCTGTGTGCCTGCTGCTCCACCTCCTGCCCCAGCTACTGGTGGAACGGCGACCGCTATCTCGGTCCGGCGGTCCTGCTGCAGGCCTACCGCTGGCTGATCGACAGCCGCGACGAGGCAACCGGCGAGCGCCTGGACAATCTGGAAGATCCCTTCCGCCTCTACCGCTGCCACACCATCATGAACTGCACGCAGGCCTGCCCCAAGGGCCTCAATCCGGCAAAGGCCATTGCCGAGATCAAGAAGATGCTCGTGGAACGGCGGGTCTGA
- a CDS encoding Imm8 family immunity protein: protein MTEPSLEIKYFLTFHGNEDIEDLKEFPVEGLNELAIYVTIGIGEVGSKSANDFNLMILCGETQRMKHAAKRAGRESVKYKRFSSIDMNIAENWIRDRVRKCDAGSYEASLPCLRRNFEWEYEGCKPLYRDNPSA, encoded by the coding sequence GTGACCGAACCAAGCCTTGAAATCAAATATTTCCTGACTTTCCACGGCAATGAAGACATTGAGGACCTGAAGGAGTTTCCTGTCGAAGGCCTGAATGAACTCGCAATATACGTGACGATCGGCATAGGTGAAGTCGGGTCTAAGAGCGCAAATGACTTCAACTTGATGATCTTGTGCGGTGAAACGCAGAGGATGAAACATGCAGCAAAACGCGCCGGGCGCGAAAGCGTGAAGTACAAGCGTTTTTCCAGCATCGACATGAATATTGCCGAGAATTGGATCCGGGACAGGGTGAGGAAATGCGACGCCGGATCGTACGAAGCGAGCCTTCCGTGTTTGCGAAGAAATTTCGAATGGGAATACGAAGGGTGCAAGCCCCTGTATCGAGATAACCCGTCAGCTTGA
- the sdhD gene encoding succinate dehydrogenase, hydrophobic membrane anchor protein: MKDMRTPLNKVRGLGSAKEGTDHFWKQRLTAVANLFLISFFVILVISMQGSSHGDVVEMLRNPLISIVLLLVILSGTYHMKLGMQVIIEDYIHAEGIKFIALMANIFFCAFIGFGCIFAVLKIGFGG, encoded by the coding sequence ATGAAGGATATGCGCACCCCGCTCAACAAGGTTCGCGGCCTCGGCTCGGCCAAGGAGGGCACCGACCACTTCTGGAAGCAGAGGCTGACAGCGGTCGCCAACCTGTTCCTGATCTCGTTCTTCGTGATCCTGGTGATCTCCATGCAGGGCTCCTCGCACGGCGACGTGGTCGAGATGCTGCGGAACCCGCTCATCTCGATCGTCCTGCTCCTGGTGATCCTCTCCGGCACCTATCACATGAAGCTCGGCATGCAGGTGATCATTGAAGATTACATCCATGCCGAAGGCATCAAGTTCATAGCGCTGATGGCGAACATTTTCTTCTGCGCCTTTATCGGTTTCGGCTGCATTTTCGCAGTGCTCAAGATTGGCTTTGGAGGTTAA
- a CDS encoding YbaB/EbfC family nucleoid-associated protein — translation MDFLKMMKQAKQMQEQMGSLQEQIVEIEADGSAGGGLVSLRLNGKGELKSLKIDPSLLKEGEGEILEDLIIAAHADGRVKVDQAIQEKTQELMGGLGLPPGMKLPF, via the coding sequence ATGGATTTCCTCAAGATGATGAAACAGGCCAAGCAGATGCAGGAGCAGATGGGCTCGCTGCAGGAACAGATCGTTGAGATCGAGGCGGATGGGTCGGCCGGCGGCGGCCTGGTTTCCCTGCGGCTCAACGGCAAGGGCGAGCTCAAGAGCCTGAAGATCGATCCGTCGCTTCTGAAAGAGGGTGAAGGCGAGATCCTGGAAGACCTGATCATCGCGGCCCACGCCGACGGGCGCGTGAAAGTCGACCAGGCCATTCAGGAGAAAACCCAGGAGCTTATGGGCGGCCTCGGCCTGCCCCCCGGCATGAAACTGCCGTTTTGA
- a CDS encoding glutaminase, translating into MQKLLEEIATTAATNPDKGRVATYIPELAGTDPNQFGIAAAMADGRVFSAGDADVPFSIQSVSKVFALALALGRVGDAMWTRVGREPSGLSFDSVLLLERENGIPRNPFINAGALVTTDTYLAGSSPREALGELLRFIRAAADDDGIHINEKVARSELATAHRNYSLAHYLASFGNMQASIDKVLGTYCHQCGVEMTCRQLAMAGRFLVDGDKMPALVSAERRRRINALMMTCGHYDGSGDFAFRVGMPGKSGVGGGILVVSPGRASIAVWSPGLNPYGNSKLGTEAMEAFARKTGWSVFGVPQGHEQVT; encoded by the coding sequence ATGCAGAAACTGCTGGAAGAGATAGCAACCACCGCCGCGACCAATCCCGACAAGGGCAGGGTGGCGACCTATATTCCCGAACTGGCGGGCACGGACCCGAACCAGTTCGGGATTGCGGCCGCCATGGCCGACGGGCGGGTTTTTTCGGCCGGCGATGCCGACGTTCCGTTTTCCATCCAGTCCGTCTCGAAGGTCTTTGCGCTGGCGCTGGCGCTCGGCCGTGTCGGCGATGCCATGTGGACGCGGGTCGGGCGAGAGCCTTCCGGGCTTTCCTTTGATTCGGTCCTGCTCCTGGAACGTGAGAACGGCATTCCGCGCAATCCCTTCATCAATGCCGGTGCGCTGGTGACCACGGACACCTACCTTGCCGGCTCCAGCCCGCGTGAAGCGCTTGGCGAGCTTCTGCGCTTCATCCGGGCCGCCGCGGACGATGATGGCATTCATATCAACGAGAAGGTGGCGCGCTCGGAACTGGCCACCGCCCACCGCAATTATTCGCTGGCGCATTACCTCGCCTCTTTCGGCAACATGCAGGCATCGATCGACAAGGTGCTGGGGACCTACTGCCACCAGTGCGGGGTCGAGATGACCTGCCGCCAACTGGCCATGGCCGGGCGCTTTCTCGTCGACGGGGACAAGATGCCCGCGCTCGTCTCGGCCGAACGGCGCCGCCGGATCAATGCGCTGATGATGACCTGCGGCCACTATGACGGGTCCGGGGATTTCGCCTTCCGCGTCGGCATGCCGGGCAAGAGCGGCGTTGGCGGCGGCATTCTGGTGGTTTCGCCCGGGAGGGCCTCCATCGCCGTATGGTCTCCGGGTCTCAACCCTTACGGAAACTCCAAGCTCGGCACCGAGGCGATGGAAGCCTTCGCCCGCAAGACCGGCTGGTCGGTTTTCGGAGTTCCGCAAGGCCATGAGCAGGTGACCTAA